A genomic region of Raphanus sativus cultivar WK10039 chromosome 6, ASM80110v3, whole genome shotgun sequence contains the following coding sequences:
- the LOC130496351 gene encoding cellulose synthase A catalytic subunit 6 [UDP-forming]-like, with protein sequence MNTGGRLIAGSHNRNEFVLINADENARIRSVQELRGQTCEICRDEIELSVDGEPFVACNECAFPVCRPCYEYERREGNQACPQCKTRYKRIKGSPRVENDEEEDDIDDIDNEFEYGGNNGIGFDQVSEGVSVSRRHSDLDSAPLGSQIPLLTYGDEDVEISSDRHALIVPPSLSGHGSRVHPVSLSDPTIAAHPRPMVPQKDLAVYGYGSVAWKDRMEEWKRKQNEKLQVVKHEGDPDFEDGDDIPMMDEGRQPLSRKIPIKSSKINPYRMLIVLRLVILSLFFHYRILHPVKDAYALWLISVICEIWFAVSWVLDQFPKWYPIERETYLDRLSLRYEKEGKPSELSPVDVFVSTVDPLKEPPLITANTVLSILAVDYPVDKVACYVSDDGAAMLTFEALSETAEFARKWVPFCKKYCIEPRAPEWYFCHKMDYLKNKVHPAFVRERRAMKRDYEEFKVKINALVATAQKVPEEGWTMQDGTPWPGNSTRDHPGMIQVFLGSDGVRDVENNELPRLVYVSREKRPGFDHHKKAGAMNSLIRVSGVLSNAPYLLNVDCDHYINNSKALREAMCFMMDPQSGKKICYVQFPQRFDGIDRHDRYSNRNVVFFDINMKGLDGLQGPIYVGTGCVFRRQALYGFDAPKKKKAPRKTCNCWPKWCFLCCGSRKNRKAKTLAAADKKKKNREASKQIHALENIEEGPVTKGSNVEQSSEAMQLKLEKKFGQSPVFVASARMQNGGMARNASPACLLQEAIQVISCGYEDKTEWGKEIGWIYGSVTEDILTGFKMHSHGWRSVYCTPKLPAFKGSAPINLSDRLHQVLRWALGSVEIFLSRHCPIWYGYGGGLKWLERLSYINSVVYPWTSLPLIVYCSLPAICLLTGKFIVPEISNYASILFMALFSSIAVTGILEMQWGKVGIDDWWRNEQFWVIGGVSAHLFALFQGLLKVLAGVDTNFTVTSKAADDGEFSELYLFKWTSLLIPPMTLLIINIIGIVVGISDAISNGYDSWGPLFGRLFFALWVVIHLYPFLKGLLGKQDRMPTIIVVWSILLASILTLLWVRVNPFVAKGGPILEICGLDCL encoded by the exons ATGAACACCGGTGGTCGGTTAATCGCCGGTTCTCACAACAGGAACGAGTTTGTCCTCATCAATGCCGATGAGAATGCCAGG ATAAGATCAGTGCAAGAGCTGAGAGGACAGACATGCGAGATCTGCAGAGACGAGATCGAACTGTCGGTCGACGGAGAGCCGTTCGTGGCGTGCAACGAGTGTGCTTTCCCTGTGTGTAGACCTTGCTACGAGTACGAGAGACGAGAAGGGAACCAAGCCTGTCCTCAGTGCAAGACACGTTACAAACGGATCAAAGGAAGTCCGAGGGTCGAGAACGACGAGGAGGAAGATGACATTGATGATATAGACAACGAGTTCGAGTACGGTGGGAACAATGGGATTGGGTTTGATCAGGTCTCTGAAGGTGTCTCTGTCTCTCGTCGCCACTCCGATTTGGATTCGGCTCCACTTGGCTCTCAGATTCCGTTGCTGACTTATGGAGACGAG GACGTTGAGATTTCGTCTGACAGACATGCTCTTATTGTTCCTCCTTCACTTAGTGGTCATGGCAGTAGAGTCCACCCTGTTTCTCTATCTGACCCAACCATTGCTG CACATCCAAGACCTATGGTGCCTCAGAAAGATCTAGCGGTTTACGGTTACGGAAGTGTGGCTTGGAAAGATAGGATGGAGGAATGGAAAAGGAAGCAGAATGAGAAGCTTCAGGTTGTTAAACATGAAGGAGATCCTGATTTTGAAGATGGTGATGATATCCCTAT GATGGATGAAGGAAGGCAGCCATTGTCTAGGAAGATACCAATCAAATCAAGCAAGATAAATCCATACAGGATGTTAATCGTTCTGCGTCTTGTGATTCTAAGTCTCTTCTTTCACTACCGTATTCTCCACCCTGTCAAAGATGCTTACGCACTGTGGCTTATCTCCGTTATCTGTGAGATATGGTTTGCTGTCTCATGGGTTCTTGATCAGTTCCCTAAGTGGTATCCAATAGAACGAGAAACATACTTGGACCGTCTCTCATTAAG ATATGAGAAAGAAGGGAAGCCATCAGAACTATCCCCTGTGGATGTATTCGTCAGTACAGTGGATCCGTTGAAAGAGCCTCCGCTGATCACAGCAAACACCGTCTTGTCTATCCTCGCGGTTGACTATCCGGTTGATAAAGTTGCTTGTTATGTATCTGACGATGGTGCTGCCATGCTTACTTTCGAAGCACTTTCGGAGACAGCGGAGTTCGCTAGGAAATGGGTTCCTTTCTGTAAGAAGTACTGCATCGAGCCGCGTGCTCCGGAGTGGTACTTCTGCCATAAGATGGACTACTTGAAGAACAAAGTCCACCCTGCATTCGTCAGAGAACGGCGAGCTATGAAG AGAGATTACGAAGAGTTTAAAGTGAAGATCAATGCTTTGGTAGCAACGGCGCAGAAAGTGCCTGAGGAAGGTTGGACTATGCAAGACGGTACGCCTTGGCCTGGTAACAGCACAAGAGATCATCCGGGGATGATCCAGGTTTTCCTTGGGAGTGATGGTGTGCGTGACGTGGAGAACAACGAGTTGCCTCGTTTGGTTTATGTCTCTCGTGAGAAGAGACCTGGATTCGATCACCATAAGAAGGCTGGAGCTATGAACTCACTGATACGTGTCTCCGGGGTTCTATCAAATGCTCCTTATCTTCTCAACGTGGACTGTGATCATTACATAAACAACAGCAAGGCTCTGAGAGAAGCCATGTGTTTCATGATGGATCCTCAGTCTGGAAAGAAGATCTGTTACGTTCAGTTCCCTCAACGGTTTGATGGGATTGATAGGCACGATCGTTACTCTAATAGAAACGTTGTCTTCTTCGAT ATCAATATGAAGGGTTTGGATGGGTTACAAGGACCTATCTACGTGGGGACAGGTTGTGTTTTCAGGAGGCAAGCGCTTTACGGGTTTGATGCacctaagaagaagaaggctccACGTAAGACGTGCAACTGCTGGCCGAAATGGTGTTTCCTTTGCTGTGGTTCGAGGAAGAACCGTAAGGCGAAGACACTGGCTGCTGcggataagaagaagaagaatagggAAGCGTCTAAGCAGATCCATGCGTTAGAGAATATTGAAGAGGGTCCCGTCACTAAAG GCTCTAATGTGGAGCAATCAAGCGAAGCGATGCAACTGAAGCTGGAGAAGAAGTTTGGGCAGTCTCCTGTTTTTGTTGCGTCTGCTCGTATGCAAAACGGTGGGATGGCTAGAAACGCAAGCCCTGCTTGTCTGCTTCAAGAAGCTATCCAAGTCATTAGTTGCGGATATGAAGATAAAACCGAGTGGGGAAAAGAG attGGGTGGATCTACGGTTCTGTTACAGAAGATATTCTCACGGGGTTCAAGATGCATTCTCATGGATGGAGGTCTGTTTACTGTACACCTAAGTTACCAGCTTTCAAAGGATCAGCTCCAATCAATCTTTCAGACCGTCTTCATCAAGTTCTTAGATGGGCGCTTGGGTCCGTTGAGATCTTCTTGAGTAGGCATTGTCCTATTTGGTATGGCTATGGAGGTGGTTTGAAGTGGCTTGAGAGATTGTCTTACATTAACTCTGTGGTTTACCCGTGGACCTCTCTCCCACTCATTGTTTACTGTTCTCTCCCTGCCATCTGTCTTCTCACAGGCAAATTCATTGTTCCCGAG ATAAGCAACTATgcgagtatcctcttcatggcCCTCTTCTCGTCCATTGCAGTGACTGGCATTCTCGAGATGCAATGGGGCAAAGTTGGGATCGATGACTGGTGGAGAAACGAACAGTTTTGGGTCATCGGAGGAGTCTCTGCGCATCTGTTTGCTCTCTTCCAAGGTCTTCTCAAGGTTCTTGCTGGTGTGGACACTAACTTCACAGTCACATCAAAAGCAGCTGATGACGGAGAGTTCTCAGAACTTTACCTCTTCAAATGGACTTCACTTCTCATCCCTCCAATgactcttctcatcataaacATCATCGGAATCGTGGTGGGAATCTCTGATGCTATAAGCAACGGATATGACTCGTGGGGACCGCTTTTTGGAAGGTTGTTCTTTGCACTTTGGGTGGTCATTCATCTTTACCCTTTCCTTAAAGGTTTGCTTGGGAAACAAGATAGAATGCCGACCATTATTGTCGTCTGGTCGATCCTCTTGGCCTCGATCCTTACACTTCTTTGGGTGAGGGTTAATCCGTTTGTGGCCAAAGGTGGTCCTATTCTTGAGATTTGCGGTTTAGACTGCTTGTGA
- the LOC108806681 gene encoding uncharacterized protein LOC108806681: MKLYKTLFLRLVAHHPPRTHRPISASLVSRFSSSTSSSQLTSPKRPHRHEEEPSRGVKVSVWWDFENCHLPSGANVYKVAQSITSAVRINGIKGPITITAFGDVLQLSRTNQEALSSTGINLTHVPQDGKNSTDRSLITDLMCWVAHNPPPAHLFLISSDRDFSGVLHKLRMSNYNVLLAGYEERSPGVLCSAASIMWDWSALVRGKNLAGKCFNQPPDGPYNSWYGHYKAPLLDPFAVSSTKQEACGSTSVVRVEELREEEGNPVPEEVVKEIGLVLGLYPKGVSITELREQLKKRDVPLGEDFYGHMKFSRFLLSMPEILQVVPKSEGVFLIHACKQGADNNKVVSVEEKSQKVKQSVEDVKMESDSQESNQDSAKDEPVKDKVVDDKDLESQIAFSTSGESAKEVRADTEACNEKPECQGLLSRLLERFNLFCGRTKELSNAPAAGELIDDLFAQDSFWKDVESFINSPRGFVVVSHSPSREALAKNLKEEGHSSLKQLDPSKTLDLVSLLISDKKWIKENPSEALPFRVTRFTNPQASSALRSMFVDMSKSLAESKNNGVSLSTEKPLEERTRSEVIADCHKLIKKITEENPGGYNMSNFKKDFLDEFGYRLDYQSLGYPKLHCLIQMMPEARVESGYIVPSSTLAPYASDSSVKEEVGSVSNKKTHESEPSAEDDVKKKEEGDKTERDVLRILGCWDSVEDDEKSCGFGKDKLVDGILTSLREKPSGGESRVL; encoded by the exons ATGAAACTTTACAAAACCCTTTTCCTCCGCCTCGTCGCTCACCACCCGCCGCGGACGCATCGGCCGATCTCCGCCTCTCTCGTCTCGCGTTTCTCCTCTTCCACCTCCTCCTCTCAGCTCACTTCTCCAAAGCGTCCTCACCGCCACGAGGAAGAGCCGTCTCGCGGAGTCAAAGTCTCTGTATGGTGGGACTTCGAGAACTGCCATCTCCCCAGCGGCGCTAACGTCTACAAAGTGGCTCAGTCCATCACATCCGCCGTGAGAATCAACGGCATCAAAGGACCCATCACCATCACCGCCTTCGGAGACGTGTTGCAGCTCTCCAGAACCAATCAAGAAGCTCTCTCCTCCACCGGAATCAACCTCACTCATGTCCCCCAAG ATGGGAAGAACAGTACGGATAGGTCTCTGATCACGGATCTAATGTGCTGGGTTGCTCACAACCCACCTCCTGCTCACCTCTTCCTTATCTCCAGCGACAGAGACTTCTCCGGCGTCTTGCACAAACTCAGGATGAGCAACTACAACGTCCTCCTCGCCGGCTACGAAGAAAGATCGCCCGGTGTGCTGTGCAGCGCTGCTTCCATCATGTGGGACTGGAGTGCTTTGGTCAGAGGGAAGAACTTAGCTGGTAAATGCTTTAACCAGCCGCCTGATGGTCCTTATAACTCTTGGTATGGTCACTATAAAGCTCCTCTTCTTGACCCGTTCGCCGTATCGTCCACCAAGCAAGAGGCTTGTGGTAGTACTAGTGTTGTGAGGGTAGAGGAGTTGCGGGAGGAGGAAGGTAATCCTGTACCGGAAGAAGTTGTTAAGGAGattggtttggtgttgggtttgtaTCCTAAGGGAGTGTCTATTACGGAGCTGCGTGAGCAGCTGAAGAAGAGAGATGTGCCGTTGGGTGAAGACTTTTATGGACATATGAAGTTTTCGAGGTTTCTCTTGTCTATGCCGGAGATCTTACAGGTTGTTCCAAAGAGTGAAGGTGTGTTTCTTATTCATGCTTGTAAGCAAGGAGCAGATAACAACAAAGTTGTAAGTGTGGAAGAGAAGTCTCAGAAGGTGAAACAGAGTGTTGAAGATGTCAAAATGGAATCTGATTCACAAGAGAGTAATCAAGATTCTGCTAAAGATGAACCAGTGAAAGACAAAGTGGTGGATGATAAGGACTTAGAATCTCAAATTGCATTTTCCACCTCTGGTGAATCTGCTAAGGAGGTGAGAGCAGACACTGAAGCATGCAATGAGAAACCTGAGTGTCAAGGGCTTTTAAGTCGTCTTCTGGAGAGATTCAACTTGTTCTGTGGAAGAACTAAAGAGCTTAGCAATGCACCAGCAGCTGGAGAGCTAATAGATGACCTTTTTGCGCAAGATTCTTTCTGGAAAGATGTTGAATCTTTCATCAACTCTCCAAGAGGCTTCGTCGTTGTCTCTCACTCACCATCAAG GGAAGCGTTGGCTAAGAACCTTAAGGAGGAAGGACATTCATCACTCAAACAGCTGGATCCATCCAAAACGCTTGATTTGGTATCTCTGTTGATATCAGATAAGAAATGGATCAAGGAGAATCCTTCCGAAGCTCTACCTTTCAGAGTAACTCGGTTCACCAATCCTCAAGCCTCTAGTGCGTTGAGATCGATGTTTGTGGACATGTCGAAATCGCTAGCAGAGTCCAAGAACAATGGTGTGAGCCTGAGCACAGAGAAACCGTTGGAGGAGAGAACAAGAAGCGAGGTGATCGCTGATTGTCATAAGCTGATCAAGAAGATAACAGAGGAGAACCCTGGAGGCTATAACATGAGCAACTTCAAGAAAGACTTCTTGGATGAGTTCGGTTACCGTTTGGATTATCAGAGCCTCGGTTATCCGAAGCTGCATTGTTTGATACAGATGATGCCTGAGGCGAGGGTTGAATCAGGTTACATTGTTCCTTCATCAACACTGGCTCCATATGCATCTGACTCATCAGTCAAAGAAGAAGTTGGTTCAGTTTCTAACAAAAAGACTCATGAGTCTGAGCCATCTGCTGAGGAtgatgtgaagaagaaggaggaagGAGATAAAACAGAGAGGGATGTACTTAGAATTTTAGGGTGTTGGGACAGTGTTGaagatgatgagaagagttgtgGGTTTGGTAAAGATAAGCTTGTTGATGGAATATTGACAAGCTTGAGGGAGAAACCATCTGGTGGTGAGTCTAGAGTTCTATAA
- the LOC108807817 gene encoding uncharacterized protein LOC108807817: MGNCAIKPKVLKDTDEDLVPVERDTTVHNKVSAEKNAPNAADERAAAARRSEKGKEILIEDDAEEDDQHSKRQSLSLLFHEDRAIVKELTGHSPAKPVINNNNKSDVSSEVSKPDDVSSEVSKPDDVSAPVTSNVKDPETFDVQTRDDLHVKIPKETKVKTPETPKAKEAKEKEVNYSENWEVKFPEESEDTKPCEVVKVAEESKPPQDSKVSAPDLAEVKVPKGPDVREVMEDKNVSKDNKVHAPPKMSEVKITKEADVHEVLEDKNVPKVSSLPESSAVKVVKESDVPETLEGKNVQEVSKGKTDEVKAAESELLKVAEVKSSEDLEIKVPKVFEVKAPETLSNVNVGSEVKTPETWNVKVGFEAKTDQEASEVKNKKEIEVLDAQEKIDRSEAQILEDIKVSEENVAVTAKAEEGEKNLSFEKKVKGVTMSDLDNK, translated from the exons ATGGGAAACTGTGCCATCAAGCCAAAGGTTCTCAAAGATACCGACGAGGATCTCGTTCCAGTTGAGCGAGACACGACGGTTCATAACAAGGTTTCCGCGGAAAAGAATGCTCCTAACGCGGCGGATGAAAGAGCGGCTGCGGCACGACGGAGCGAGAAAGGAAAAGAGATTTTGATTGAAGATGATGCGGAGGAGGATGATCAACACAGCAAACGCCAATCTCTCAGTCTCTTGTTTCATGAG GACAGGGCAATAGTAAAAGAACTAACAGGTCATTCTCCGGCAAAACCAGTgattaacaacaacaacaaaagtgATGTTTCTTCAGAGGTTTCAAAGCCTGACGATGTTTCTTCAGAGGTTTCAAAGCCTGACGATGTTTCTGCTCCGGTAACTTCTAATGTAAAAGATCCAGAAACCTTTGATGTCCAGACTCGAGATGACCTCCACGTCAAGATTCCAAAAGAAACCAAGGTCAAAACTCCTGAAACGCCTAAAGCcaaagaagctaaagagaaagaAGTTAATTATTCAGAGAACTGGGAGGTTAAGTTTCCAGAGGAATCAGAAGATACGAAACCATGTGAAGTTGTCAAGGTTGCAGAAGAGTCGAAACCTCCACAAGATTCTAAAGTTTCTGCTCCTGATTTGGCTGAAGTGAAGGTTCCAAAAGGGCCAGATGTTCGTGAAGTAATGGAGGATAAGAATGTTTCTAAAGATAATAAGGTTCATGCTCCTCCTAAAATGTCTGAAGTGAAGATTACAAAAGAGGCAGATGTTCATGAGGTCTTGGAGGATAAGAATGTTCCAAAAGTTTCTTCTCTTCCTGAATCATCTGCAGTTAAGGTTGTAAAAGAGTCAGATGTTCCTGAAACCTTGGAAGGTAAGAATGTTCAAGAGGTTTCTAAAGGCAAGACTGATGAAGTTAAAGCAGCAGAGTCAGAACTTCTAAAAGTGGCAGAGGTCAAATCTTCTGAAGATTTAGAGATTAAAGTTCCAAAAGTTTTTGAAGTGAAGGCTCCTGAAACATTATCAAACGTTAACGTTGGATCAGAAGTGAAGACTCCTGAAACATGGAACGTCAAGGTTGGATTTGAAGCTAAGACTGATCAAGAAGCATCTGAagtaaagaataaaaaagaaatagaggTTCTAGACGCTCAAGAGAAGATTGATAGATCTGAAGCACAGATTCTTGAGGACATTAAAGTCTCAGAAGAGAATGTAGCAGTGACGGCTAAGGCAGAGGAAGGAGAAAAAAATTTGTCTTTTGAGAAGAAAGTCAAAGGGGTTACAATGTCTGATTTAGATAACAAATGA
- the LOC108809041 gene encoding mediator-associated protein 2, whose translation MALDYKPSEEFVVNSLQPLVDFDVTGTQELWLIQCPMSHIPEIEGKELKVNLGEDGVLGRFEDSSGKEVELVSFASQEGDATVIIPSENESKIVGKISRRVSLVRFPEPEELLQTFKTQQKSVKAALGSSLKNSSLAMSSRRKSGQSSLRHSSREKSLFTGFTETPKSSKRKHSEPSSSKRASGSSDQSGKSKKKVKTEK comes from the exons ATGGCATTGGATTACAAACCTTCAGAAGAGTTCGTAGTCAACAGCTTACAGCCCCTCGTTGACTTCGATGTGACGGGAACGCAGGAGCTTTGGCTCATCCAGTGCCCTATGAGCCAT ATTCCGGAGATTGAAGGGAAGGAGCTTAAGGTTAATCTAGGTGAAGATGGAGTCTTGGGACGTTTCGAGGATTCTTCTG gTAAAGAGGTTGAACTAGTTAGCTTTGCTTCTCAAGAAGGTGATGCAACTGTGATTATACCTTCTGAAAACGAATCAAAGATCG TTGGGAAGATTTCTAGGCGAGTTTCGTTGGTTCGGTTCCCTGAACCGGAAGAGCTCCTTCAGACATTTAAAACTCAACAGAAGAGTGTAAAAGCTGCTCTGGGTTCCTCTCTTAAAAACTCTAGCCTTGCTATGAGTAGTAGGCGTAAAAGCGGACAGTCTTCTCTTCGACATAGCAGCAGAGAGAAGAGTTTGTTCACTGGCTTCACCGAGACTCCCAAGTCTTCGAAAAGGAAGCATTCGGAGCCCTCTTCGAGCAAACGTGCTTCAGGCTCTTCAGATCAGTCGGGTAAGTCTAAGAAGAAGGTGAAGACTGAGAAGTAA
- the LOC108813037 gene encoding beta-D-xylosidase 4 — translation MGSSSPLTRRKRDPTSVLSVFLVFLCFSASSNAQSTPVFACDVAGNSSLSAYGFCNSALKIEARVADLVGRLTLQEKIGFLVNKANGVTRLGIPTYEWWSEALHGVSYIGPGTHFSGQVPGATSFPQVILTAASFNVSLFQAIGKVVSTEARGMYNVGLAGLTYWSPNVNIFRDPRWGRGQETPGEDPLLSSKYASEYVKGLQETESSDANRLKVAACCKHYTAYDVDNWKGIERYTFNAVVNQQDMDDTYQPPFKSCVLDGNVASVMCSYNKVNGIPTCADPDLLSGVIRGEWKLNGYIVSDCDSVDVLYKNQHYTKTPEEAAAISINAGLDLNCGSFLGQHTEAAVNAGLVNVTAIDKAISNNFLTLMRLGFFDGDPKKQIYGGLGPKDVCTPSNQELAAEAARQGIVLLKNTGSLPLSPTTIKTLAVIGPNANVTKTMIGNYEGTPCKYTTPLQGLAATVSTTYLPGCSNVACAVADVDAATKLAAEAEATVLVIGADQSIEAESRDRIDLNLPGKQQDLVTQVAKAAKGPVLLVIMSGGGFDITFAKNDPKIAGILWVGYPGEAGGIAIADVIFGRYNPSGRLPMTWYPQSYVEKVPMTNMNMRPDTSNGYPGRTYRFYTGETVYAFGDGLSYTKFSHSLAKAPPRAVSLRLEENHVCRSSECQSLDALGPHCEKNTVGTAFEVHVKVRNGGDREGIHTVFLFTTPPAVHGSPRKHLLGFEKIRLGKMEEAVVKFEVDVCKDLSVVDEVGKRKIGLGQHLLHVGDLKHSLSIRI, via the exons ATGGGCTCTTCTTCTCCGCTAACAAGGCGAAAGAGAGACCCGACCTCTGTTTTATCTGTGTTTCTtgttttcctctgtttctcagCTTCATCAAACGCTCAATCCACGCCTGTTTTTGCCTGCGATGTCGCCGGAAACTCATCCCTCTCCGCTTATGGTTTCTGCAACAGCGCTTTGAAGATCGAAGCCAGAGTGGCTGATCTTGTCGGGAGGCTCACGTTGCAAGAAAAGATCGGGTTCTTAGTGAATAAAGCTAATGGCGTGACACGGCTTGGGATTCCGACGTATGAATGGTGGTCAGAAGCACTTCACGGCGTTTCTTACATCGGACCCGGCACGCATTTTTCCGGCCAAGTTCCCGGCGCCACGAGCTTCCCCCAGGTCATACTCACCGCCGCTTCTTTCAACGTATCTCTGTTTCAAGCCATTGGCAAG GTTGTCTCCACGGAAGCCAGGGGAATGTACAATGTTGGATTAGCCGGTTTAACGTATTGGTCACCGAATGTTAATATATTCCGAGATCCGAGATGGGGAAGAGGACAAGAGACTCCTGGAGAAGATCCATTGCTTTCTAGCAAGTATGCTTCAGAATATGTTAAGGGTCTTCAAGAGACTGAAAGCAGCGATGCTAACCGCCTCAAAGTCGCCGCCTGCTGCAAACACTACACCGCTTACGACGTTGATAATTGGAAAGGCATAGAACGTTACACTTTCAACGCCGTG GTGAATCAGCAAGATATGGATGATACATATCAACCACCGTTCAAGAGTTGTGTGCTTGATGGGAATGTGGCGAGTGTTATGTGTTCTTACAATAAAGTTAACGGTATACCAACATGCGCTGATCCTGATCTCCTCTCTGGTGTTATCCGTGGTGAATGGAAGTTAAACGG gTACATTGTTTCGGACTGTGATTCAGTAGATGTGTTGTATAAGAACCAGCACTATACCAAGACTCCAGAGGAAGCTGCAGCTATATCTATCAACGCAGGTTTGGACTTGAACTGTGGTTCATTCCTGGGTCAGCACACAGAAGCCGCGGTTAACGCGGGTTTGGTCAACGTGACAGCTATCGACAAAGCGATTTCGAACAATTTTCTAACCCTTATGCGTTTAGGATTCTTCGATGGAGATCCAAAGAAGCAAATCTACGGCGGGCTCGGTCCTAAAGACGTTTGCACGCCTTCAAATCAAGAGCTAGCCGCAGAAGCAGCAAGACAAGGCATTGTCCTATTAAAAAACACTGGTTCCTTACCGCTTTCTCCTACAACAATCAAAACACTAGCCGTGATTGGTCCGAACGCGAATGTCACCAAAACAATGATTGGAAACTACGAAGGCACGCCGTGTAAATACACGACACCGCTCCAGGGATTAGCCGCGACGGTGTCCACCACGTATCTACCAGGCTGCTCCAATGTAGCTTGCGCGGTGGCGGATGTTGATGCCGCCACGAAACTAGCAGCAGAAGCTGAGGCGACGGTGCTTGTTATAGGTGCAGATCAGTCTATCGAGGCAGAGAGCCGCGACAGAATCGATCTGAACCTTCCCGGGAAACAACAAGACCTTGTGACCCAAGTGGCTAAAGCAGCCAAAGGACCGGTCTTGCTAGTTATCATGTCCGGTGGAGGTTTCGACATTACCTTCGCCAAGAACGATCCGAAGATCGCCGGAATATTATGGGTTGGTTATCCTGGAGAAGCTGGCGGCATCGCCATAGCTGATGTCATCTTTGGCCGTTACAATCCAA gtGGAAGATTACCGATGACGTGGTATCCACAATCCTACGTGGAGAAAGTACCGATGACGAACATGAACATGAGACCCGATACATCAAACGGGTATCCGGGTCGGACGTACCGGTTCTACACCGGAGAAACAGTTTACGCCTTCGGAGATGGGCTCAGCTACACCAAGTTCAGCCACAGCTTAGCCAAAGCTCCTCCACGTGCTGTCTCTCTCCGTCTTGAAGAGAACCACGTTTGCCGATCATCGGAATGTCAGTCGCTGGACGCGTTAGGACCGCACTGCGAAAAGAACACTGTCGGAACGGCGTTTGAGGTTCATGTTAAGGTACGGAACGGTGGAGACAGAGAAGGGATCCACACGGTGTTTTTGTTCACGACGCCTCCGGCGGTTCACGGGTCGCCGAGGAAGCATCTTTTGGGGTTTGAGAAGATTCGTTTGGGGAAGATGGAAGAAGCGGTGGTGAAGTTTGAGGTTGATGTCTGTAAGGATCTTAGCGTTGTTGATGAAGTTGGGAAGAGGAAGATTGGTTTGGGTCAGCATCTTCTACATGTAGGGGACTTGAAACATTCTTTGAGCATTAGAATCTGA
- the LOC108809895 gene encoding magnesium transporter MRS2-2-like, translating to MAHINGYVVAAGEKKKASQPSSWNWVLINATGESEALDVDKYAVMHRVQIHARDLRIIDPNLSYPSTILVRERAIVLNLEHIKAIITSDEVLLRDPSNENVIPVVKELERRLPVGNKAQHGQGEGKESSATQNDADVGGEDETPFEFRALEVFLEAMCSFLAARTTELETAAYPTLDELASKISSHNLDRVRKLKSVTTRLTARVQKVRDELEHLLDDDDDMADLYLSRKLSSASSAAGSPNFYLTSPTIGSKISKASVATVREDENDIEQLEMLLEAYFMQIDSTFNKLTTLREYIDDTDDYINIQMDNHRNELIKLEVVLSSGTVCSAFYSLVAGIFGMNIPYTWNDNHGYMFKWVCIVTGAICVISLVFIMSYARFKGLVGS from the exons ATGGCGCATATCAACGGGTACGTGGTTGCGGcgggggagaagaagaaggcgtCTCAACCGTCGTCGTGGAACTGGGTGCTTATAAACGCGACGGGAGAGAGCGAGGCGCTTGATGTCGATAAGTATGCTGTCATGCACCGTGTTCAGATCCACGCTCGTGATCTAAGGATTATTGACCCGAATCTATCTTACCCTTCCACTATTCTCGTACGAGAGAGAGCCATTGTGCTGAATTTGGAG CATATCAAGGCGATCATCACTTCCGATGAG GTTTTGCTTCGGGATCCATCGAATGAAAATGTTATCCCCGTTGTGAAGGAGCTTGAAAGACGCTTACCAGTTGGAAACAAAGCACAACATGGTCAAGGAGAGGGGAAAGAGAGTTCAGCTACACAAAATGATGCTGATGTTGGTGGAGAAGATG AAACCCCATTTGAATTCCGTGCACTGGAAGTTTTCTTGGAAGCTATGTGTAGCTTCTTAGCTGCAAGGACAACGGAGCTAGAAACAGCTGCCTACCCTACTTTGGATGAGCTTGCCTCAAAG ATTAGTAGCCATAACTTGGATAGAGTTCGGAAGTTGAAGAGTGTCACCACTCGGTTGACAGCTCGAGTTCAAAAG GTAAGAGATGAGCTTGAACATTTGCTGGATGATGACGATGATATGGCTGATCTTTACCTTTCAAGGAAGCTCTCTAGTGCTTCCTCAGCAGCTGGTAGTCCAAATTTCTATCTTACTTCCCCAACAATAGGTTCTAAGATCTCAAAAGCTAGTGTAGCCACAGTTCGTGAGGATGAAAACGATATTGAACAACTTGAAATGTTGCTCGAG GCATACTTCATGCAAATCGACAGCACTTTTAACAAATTAACAACG CTACGTGAGTATATCGATGATACGGATGATTACATTAACATTCAG ATGGACAATCATCGTAATGAGCTGATTAAG TTGGAGGTTGTGTTAAGTTCTGGAACCGTTTGCTCAGCATTTTACTCTCTAGTCGCTGGAATTTTCGGGATGAACATTCCATACACGTGGAACGATAACCACGGATACATGTTCAAATGG GTTTGTATCGTGACGGGGGCAATTTGTGTGATCTCGTTGGTATTCATAATGTCGTACGCTCGGTTCAAAGGGCTTGTGGGATCTTGA